The genomic interval ACCGCGATGGGAGTCTGTCCCTCAAGGAAGTCTTTCAGTATACTGCAGAACAGACGGCACGGCACTATGAACGTGAGGGGCATCTGGCCACCGAACACAGCTTGCTTGATGACAATGGAGACAGACAGGGGACACGCGTAGAGATGCTTGATGAATCAACCGATGGGTTCGCGGCAGGCGTTACCTGGCTCCGACGCAGTCAAATGCTCGTAGGCAATCCCACGCTGGTAAGTGAACGTACCACCCTTGAAGGCCAGATTGCCCTACTCAAAGCGCGTAAGAGAGAGTTGGAGACGAACACCTATTATAAAGAGTTGGAAACCCTCTTTATCGCCCTGGCAAGACTCAACGAACGTATTGAAGAGGAACTGTGACGATGTTCTCGTGTACGACTGATTTGATGAGGATCAAATTGGCGGCGGGAATTTGTGATAACTCGGAAGCCCCTTATATCATGAAAAAGCAGACCTGGAACGGCTATCTCACTACTCCCTTGATTCTTTTCTGTATTATCCTCCTGGCTGGATGTGGACGTGGCACGGGTCCCGTACAGAAAGAAGGTGAAGCCGTCTTGATCACGCTGGAAGAAATCCTTCGGATTGGCGATGAATCTGCCGGAGACACCATTCTGTTTGGGCCAATTGCCCAAATCGCGGTCAATGGGAATGGTGACATATTTGTGTCAGAAGGGGGACGGTCCCCACGGGTTCATGCACTTGCGGCAGACGGCACCTACCTGAGCCAAGTCGGAGGGGAAGGGCAGGGACCGGGTGAGTACCAATATTATATCGACGGCCCATTCATTGGAGCAGCGGATTCTGTATACTTGTGGGCATCGTGGCCGAGCCAGATCCTGATTTATGATCCCGAAAAGTTTTCCTATGTGCGCAGCGTTCATGTAGAGGCAGATGGACCGAAAAGCATTCATTCCGTGGTCAGTGCAATCGAGGATGGGTGGTATATGGAGATGGGCCTGTTCACATTCCTGATACCCGACGATGGTCCTATGACGATCAATGACGATCGTTACAGTGAACTTATCAAAGTCAATCGAGACGGGAGCTACAGTACGGACCCACTTGGCATTGTACCGGATAGGGAAGTGATTCCTTACATGCTCGAAGGAGGAGGTCGCGTCGGCTTTGTTGGCGTTCCATTTGCCCGGTCACCGGCGTTGGCCGTCGGGCCCGATGATATGCTCTACTATGGCTGGAATGACGCGATTGAAATAGCAATTGTATCCGCTGATGGATCAATGTGTGATACCATCCGCTATGAGCACGATCCGGTGCCAATTACGGATTCAGAAATGGATGGAGCGATGCCGGAGGATCCTTTCGACTTGGGGTTATTAGGAACTCGCGAACCACACGAGACGAAGCCAGCATTTCAGACCTTTGTGGTAGATGAGATGAACCGCGTATGGATCAAGCTGAGTAGCCCCGAAGATGCGACTGAGGCGGAGTGGTTGATTCTGAGCCGAGAATCTCACGCAGTTGGCCGCACTACACTGCCAATTGCCGTGAATCTTGAGGTGGTTCGGGGCGGCCGTGCCTATGGTGTACATCAGGAGGATGGCGGCGCCCCAATGATCGTGGTTTACGAGATCCAGGAGTGATCTGGTAACACCGCTCAATAGCGGTATACGTTGACTATCTGTGGGTTGGAAAGTGCCCCAAACAAACCGGACAGATTGCCCGTATTTTGGGAGACGCGTACGGCGTTCCCTCAGGCCATCAGGACTCACAAGTAGATATGCGACTGTACTATTTTCTGACAACAATTCGTTCGGAAAGGAGTGATCAGGTTAGCCAGATAAAAACGTCCGCGTACAAGGATCCCCTCAACCCTGAAGAAAGAACTCATTTATAATATCTTCGTAGGTGATG from Rhodothermaceae bacterium carries:
- a CDS encoding 6-bladed beta-propeller, whose product is MFSCTTDLMRIKLAAGICDNSEAPYIMKKQTWNGYLTTPLILFCIILLAGCGRGTGPVQKEGEAVLITLEEILRIGDESAGDTILFGPIAQIAVNGNGDIFVSEGGRSPRVHALAADGTYLSQVGGEGQGPGEYQYYIDGPFIGAADSVYLWASWPSQILIYDPEKFSYVRSVHVEADGPKSIHSVVSAIEDGWYMEMGLFTFLIPDDGPMTINDDRYSELIKVNRDGSYSTDPLGIVPDREVIPYMLEGGGRVGFVGVPFARSPALAVGPDDMLYYGWNDAIEIAIVSADGSMCDTIRYEHDPVPITDSEMDGAMPEDPFDLGLLGTREPHETKPAFQTFVVDEMNRVWIKLSSPEDATEAEWLILSRESHAVGRTTLPIAVNLEVVRGGRAYGVHQEDGGAPMIVVYEIQE